The window AGTAGATATAAAAAACAGTGATATTTGtgatattctattctattaacaCTATACATGGAATACTGCACACAAGTGAGATATATAGCatataatgtaaaatgaaaaaaatgaaaatgtaaacatgATATTGGCAAAATAAATGGCACAGCTGTCAAATAAATATGTTGTAAACTGATAACAAAATCAAACTAAATAAGTAGTATTTGTCAGTATATTACTTATATATTACTAAACCATACACAATGTCAGAAAAAATAATTCCACATATTATTATAGGCATAAATCTGATTAAACATCTTCTAGGAGTTCATCTAAAATCACCTGATGCTGctcaatgtcttcaaattttgtaaGCAGCTCAGTGCGAACAAAGGGAATTTTCCGGTAAGAGGGGGACACACTAGGCCGATCAACAGACtgaagttttagttttttgtttttggagaATGATTTTCGCCTCTTTGAGATAATGCTGAACTGCTCCATTTTGTTCTCCATAGCTTTGAAGGCATCGCTATCAACGGCATGGTCAAAGGTTTGCTTGCACGAACCTTTGCACGCACGGATTTTGATGTCAATGTCCACCTTCactccaaaaaataaacaaaaacaagtctGAATCAGGACAAAAGTTACATTTCAACTTCAAGCAAATAATGAAATGCCTGACTCAAACATTTTGGCAGAACATCTGATCAAATATATTGATTATGTGAGCCTGAATTGACTGACTTTCTGGCCAATAAAATAAACAGCAGTGGTTCTCGACCAAGGGGCTTTAATAAACTTCTAACTAGGCAGAGATATTTATCCATGCTATTTAGAAGGCTTCGAATACTGACTTTGAAGAAGGTTAAGaaccaagaataaaaaaaattctggcaCATGCATCGATTTCGTTTACCTCAATTCGAAGGATTTCATTTATCTGATTCCAGATCAAGTGATGATGCTTCTGTAAGTCTTTTGCAAGTTCTGAAGACCTTTTGTGCAGGAATGTTAAGTTTCTGTGAAGGTCTTCAGCAAACTCAGCATATCTG is drawn from Carassius gibelio isolate Cgi1373 ecotype wild population from Czech Republic chromosome B1, carGib1.2-hapl.c, whole genome shotgun sequence and contains these coding sequences:
- the LOC127949160 gene encoding fibrinogen alpha chain; the protein is MQKSVKYYRSQRKAIIQTYMQEIRYAEFAEDLHRNLTFLHKRSSELAKDLQKHHHLIWNQINEILRIEVDIDIKIRACKGSCKQTFDHAVDSDAFKAMENKMEQFSIISKRRKSFSKNKKLKLQSVDRPSVSPSYRKIPFVRTELLTKFEDIEQHQVILDELLEDV